The nucleotide window TGACGCCGCTGGTGGCAGCGCTTGCCATGTCCGGCTCTTCCATACTCGTGACCGTCAACGCCTTGCGCGCGGCGCGGCCGGGGCGCAAGGATGAGGCGACCGACGCCGCGGCCCCTGCCGGCGGCGATGCCCGCACATTGGAAGAGGCGGCCGCGTGAACGTCCTCGTCTATCTCCTGCCGCTCGCGCTGCTGCTCGGCCTCACCGGCCTCTTCGCCTTCCTGTGGAGCCTGAAGAGCGGCCAGTATGACGATCTCGACGGCGCCGCCGTCCGCGTCCTGTCGGACGACGA belongs to Xanthobacter autotrophicus Py2 and includes:
- a CDS encoding cytochrome oxidase maturation protein, cbb3-type (TIGRFAM: cytochrome oxidase maturation protein, cbb3-type~PFAM: cytochrome oxidase maturation protein cbb3-type~KEGG: rpd:RPD_0737 cytochrome oxidase maturation protein, cbb3-type), whose product is MNVLVYLLPLALLLGLTGLFAFLWSLKSGQYDDLDGAAVRVLSDDDLPGSGSAERNSPASKPRNGGSKP